Below is a genomic region from Ziziphus jujuba cultivar Dongzao chromosome 7, ASM3175591v1.
TGTAACTGAAAATTTAAAGGGTAAAAACAGTAAAACAGCGGCGAAAATGGCGGTGGCTAGGATAAAGCTGCTGAGGAATAAGAGAGAGGTGGTCGTGAAGCAAATGAGGCGTGACGTTGCCTTGCTCCTCCAATCTGGTCAAGACGCCACCGCTCGTATCCGGGtagttatcatttttttttttccttcttttaataTTCTTCGTTGATCTATTATTATCTACATTTGtgaattaattttctgtacTGTGTTGGTTGGACTGGAAAATGATGATATCTGGCTTGGTTGAACTTTGATTTTAAGCATTGTTTTCAGCTCATTGTTCTCCGAAGTGCAACTATAATTTTCACAGTACATATTCACTGATCTAGCTTTTTTCCCTATTTTAGTTCGCATATTGGGTTTCTGTCTCCTTTCCAGCTGGCGTTCTTTTAGGTCGTGTTTGATTTATGTAATTGATATAACCTTGGAATAGAATGAGTATACCAATGAGATATCTATTTGATTTCTTGATTCATGAatgattataatttatattagcTCTTCCAAACTAGTGTCCATCTTGCTCATTGAACATTACCAAGTGGTGAACTTACAAATGAGAGTTTATGGTTATGCAGGTCGAGCATGTCATTCGTGAACAGAATGTCTTGGCTGCCAATGAGTTCCTTGAGCTATTTTGTGATTTAGTTGTGGCTAGACTTTCAATCATTGCGAAGCAAAGGTGAAAAAATTGTTGGCTTTTATTGCATTACCTTGTGTTACGAAGATCTTTTATCTGATATGTATTTGCTATCCAATTTGTTGCAGAGAATGCCCAGCTGATCTAAAAGAAGGGATTTCTAGTTTAATTTTTGCAGCCCTAAGGTGCTCGGAAATTCCAGAACTGGTAGCACTTAGGGACATCTTTGAGAAGAAATATGGAAGAGATTTTGTATCTGCAGCTGCTGATCTAAGACCCAACTGTGGTGTGAACCGTATGGTAAGATATATCAGTAATTGTCAAAGGTTTTCTCTTTAGAGTTGAAAAATTCAGTTGACCTTCTTTCCTTGAGATCATTCTGTATCACTCCTCAATGTATATACCGCATGAACTTATCGAGATTTGTTATTTTCTTGGTCATATTACAGTTTCTTTGAATAATTATTCAGTGTTTATTTGTTCTTATAGCTTATTGACAAGCTGTCTGTTAGAACCCCTAGTGGCGAAGTGAAATTGAAAATCATGAAAGAAATAGCCAAGGAATACCAGATTGACTGGGACACAACAGAAACTGAAAAGGAACTTCTCAAGCCTGCAGAAAAGCTTATAGTTTgttctctctctcgctctctctctctctctctctctcacatacatacacacacctACTCACACACTCAAAAACAGATATTTGAGATATGATATCTGTTTGCCTTTAAAATCTAAGTACTCCGTTTTCATCAGGAAGGACCAAAAGCTTTTGTTAGTGCTGCCAGCTTACCTGTGAAGCCAGTGCCAATCCAGCCACCTGTTGAGGTTAATACGCCAACTACTAGGTAACTTAGGCATTTATATTCATCTTGTTGTAATTTCAATTCAAATGATTTAGACTATccgtgcaattttttttttttaaaccttttttttaaatggtgttTAACACAGGAGAATGAGTGGCGGAGAAAGGGGCAATATGCATTTTGTAGACTCAGCATCAGCTGCTGAAGCAGCTGCAAAATGTGCTGATGATGCAATTGCTGCCGCACAAGCTGCTGCCTATTGGGCTAACAAAGACGTGAATCAGACATCTCCTCATGCACCACCCTGTTTTAGTGACAAATTCAGTACTTCAAACgtcaattttggatatgaaGACCATTCTAGTGGCTCCAGGACTGGTCCATTCATGCCAGATGGTCCACCAGTTGACTTCCAGACTAAGGATCATCAATCTAAAGCTCCAGAAAGGACATATGAATTGCAGAGTTTTGATAGGTCTCATTATGCACGCAATGGGGAGACAGTTGATTTAGGTGACGGAAAATTTTACAGGAGA
It encodes:
- the LOC107424351 gene encoding uncharacterized protein LOC107424351, with product MTVAAVATTHTRKLMKLGLSLFRRGFNASKCKTAAKMAVARIKLLRNKREVVVKQMRRDVALLLQSGQDATARIRVEHVIREQNVLAANEFLELFCDLVVARLSIIAKQRECPADLKEGISSLIFAALRCSEIPELVALRDIFEKKYGRDFVSAAADLRPNCGVNRMLIDKLSVRTPSGEVKLKIMKEIAKEYQIDWDTTETEKELLKPAEKLIEGPKAFVSAASLPVKPVPIQPPVEVNTPTTRRMSGGERGNMHFVDSASAAEAAAKCADDAIAAAQAAAYWANKDVNQTSPHAPPCFSDKFSTSNVNFGYEDHSSGSRTGPFMPDGPPVDFQTKDHQSKAPERTYELQSFDRSHYARNGETVDLGDGKFYRRHSDNVQSSHSDIKFDESDCDEEIEMETPPVGFCPQPERNLPPLPSSDAKNDPSIRVHPKLPDYDALAARFEALKHRKS